Within the Candidatus Rokuibacteriota bacterium genome, the region GAGGAGCTGCTGGAGTTTTGCCGCGCCCGGCTCGCCCGGTTCAAGGTGCCGCGCGCGGTACGCTTCATCGAGGCCCTGCCGCGCAACCCGTCAGGCAAGGTGCTCAAGCGCGTGCTCCGCGAGCAGGCCGCCGCGCCCGAAGAGGGCGAATCGCGGTGAGTCAGGGAGGGGACGTGACCATGCGAATCCCGATGGTGGAGATCGAGGCACTTGACCCGGAGCTCAGGGGCATGCTCGCCAAGCGGGTCCACCGGCAGAAGCTCGACGAGCTGGCCGCTGATCGGCAAGGGCTCACGCAGTTCACACTCCCCAACACCGGCTGCTCCAATTTGGCTCTCTCTTGGACGATCTCGTGTCGGACTACAGGCTGCGTAGGGTCAAGTCCCTCGGCTCCGTCCTGTCCCACGTCAAGCCCGTGAGAGCCCACTTCGGGGACTGGCGGGCAGTGGGCATCACCTTCCGGGCGATCGAGGCCTACATCTCCAAGCGCCGGAAGGACCAGAAGTCAAACGCGACCGTCAACCGCGAGCTGGAGCTTCTTCGGCGGGCCCTGCGCCTCGCCCACGACCGTCAGCTTCTCCCCACTATCCCGAAGGTGAAGACGCTCGAGGAACAGAACGCTCGGCAGGGCTTCTTCGAGCGGCCCGACCTGGAGGCCGTGGTCGCTGCCCTGCCCGCCTACCTGCAGGACTTCACCCGGTTCGCCTACCTCACGGGCTGGCGGAAGGGCGAGATCATCTCCCTCCGGTGGACCGACGTGGACCGGGACGCCGGGGCGATCCGGCTCCGCCCTGAAGCGGCCAAGACCGGCCGGGGCCGCACCGTCATGCTGGAGGGTGATCTTGCCGAGCTGATTGACCGTCGCTGGCAGGCCCGACTGTTCG harbors:
- a CDS encoding site-specific integrase, whose translation is MSDYRLRRVKSLGSVLSHVKPVRAHFGDWRAVGITFRAIEAYISKRRKDQKSNATVNRELELLRRALRLAHDRQLLPTIPKVKTLEEQNARQGFFERPDLEAVVAALPAYLQDFTRFAYLTGWRKGEIISLRWTDVDRDAGAIRLRPEAAKTGRGRTVMLEGDLAELIDRRWQARLFEKDGHVRVAALVFHRDGEPVGDFRKAWATACRAAGVPDKLFHDLRRTAARNMVRAGVPERVAMAVTGHLTRSMFDRYNIVSEDDLRMASQKTTMYVDTLPTRRAPR